The genomic segment TGAATAAAGTGGGATGACAAACAGGCTAACCACTTGCTCGGCTTTCACATTGAATATAGtaataaatatcaataaagccaaaaaaatgaaataaaataatatttacatatgtactaaataaataattaaatatatatttaaataatatagaaATGAGTGGGCTTCGAACGTACGGACGATAGCCAAAGGAGAGTCCTCCAAATTCAATTGGGGTCCCTatactttaataaaattttttgtccagcgactttaataaaattttccTAGGGTCCCTTATGCTGTAAATATTCACATGGGAATGGGACAACCATCGAGGATTGTGTTGGATTTATTAGCGTCTGCATCAATCCGATGTTATTAGTTCCTTCATCCCAGAGTTGATGTTGTCACGACCAAAGATCGAGTAAATCTTTTTGAAGTGCAAAGTATCATAAGCATCATGTGTCGATCATTTCCCTATTAGAGATATATTCCAAGCAATCCATCATAACTAAacatgaatttaatatttatcgttttatcaaaaattttaatgAGTGATAACACTGCAACTCAAATGTTTCGAAATATAAAATAAGCCAAACGTTAGAtttcaatatattttgtgataattaatGACGATTATTGCTTCTTAAAATACAAGTTATGGGGAATTAATAATCGAATAAATAAATCAACGTGGGTTAAATCAGATATCATGTCACCTTATAAGTGTTTGACTGTCTTATAGGACATCCGATAATGTCTTGTAAACTTTACGTTCCAGTTATTGGGCGTAAAATAGTGCGTTAGGGATTAAATTTTATCATGGAACTAGTTTTTGAGATATAGTTAAATCCAAACCTATAATCTTTTAACGGTTCCAAGTTCTAAATTGTTCCTCCCAAACGTAAGTTATGGCGGGCATAAGCAGACATTGCCAATTGACCAGTTACTAGCCATTTACTGAATGACatgaaagaagaaaaattagGTTATTTTACCACAAGTGGAAAAGACTGTTTGGATAATGTAATTGGAAGCCTCGAATGAATGAAAATATAGAAATCGCGGAAAAATACGTGAATATTTTTGGCATATAGCTAGTGGACATCCTCGTCAAAAAGTTAGGTGCCCATTAGTCACGAAACAACTAGAGTGATTCTACTATTCgaattgtttaatttttttttaatatatatagatCGAACACCTGACACATGGTTTGATCTCAAATATAAGATCAAATGTTTATTGTTATATTAAAAGTTATAactaatgataataataaactcAAATATTACAAATTGTACAACCACTCAGACATCACATTTTCATCGATATTTAAATACTATAAATTATACTAAGTAAATGGTGCACTCTCTTTCCCTGTCCACTTCTTCATTCACTCCCATTAAAATACATGTCGACGGAAATTTAATTTAGCAAATACTCAATAGtcctaagtttttttttaaaaaaataaataaataaacggaCCCAAATAACCTGTCCAACAAATCAAGAGCGTTCTCAAAGGATATTGGGCCTATTGAGGccattgaaaaatcagaaattaCACTGGGCCAAGACATTAGTGTTGGTTCTTTTTGTTGCTCAATTCTTGACCAATTTTTCTTATAGGCCCAACCTGAAAGCAAGAATGTAAACTCGTCACGATTTATGTGTGTACGTATATATTTAAGATACTTAAATaacaattaatttaaaaataatttacagttctatttaatttttgtatcggttccaatttttttcaattttcagaAACCCGAACTGAACCGCAAATTTATGGTTCAGCCAGTTCCCAATTTCGGAATCGAAACCCAAAATTTTCGATTCCAATTTTCGGAAGACGTTTCCAATTTTGCAGGGGGGACAATTCCCTTTCCTCGTGAGTTTAGCTATTGTATGATGAACTagtctaatttttttagtatggACTTGTGTCATAATACAAATTGAGCATGTGTCTTGTgagagacagtctcacaaatttttatcgtGAGACCTACCgaaattcacaataaaaaataatatttttagcataaaaagtaatactttttcataaatgacccaaataaaagatctgtctcacaaaatacgacccatgaatCCGTcgcacataaatttttgtcataCAAATTATGTtatcttgaaaataaaaattgattgatGAAAAAAGTACACTCAATTGTCCAACTACTCAGTCAAATTTTTAAGTTGAATctttgacattttttttaaaccaatttTTGCCCCACTTGTTTGGTCTCTTTGATATTATAGTATATTGGAGTAGTTGTGATGAGATTATTGGTTgtgttttaaaaaacaaaagaatatattaaaagacaatgatattttatttattttatcctAGAAAACAGAGATATATGGAAAGAAATGAGATTGCATCAAATTTAAANatattaataaattaattttttttaatgatttataattcATAAGACATCAAATATTCAAATGTAACAGGAAATataatagataaaataagaaacgaatgaaaaatgaaatgtaACATTTATATTTGAGACAAATGAAGTATTTggtcatattttatattaataaattaattttttttaatgatttataacTCATAAGACATCAAATATTCAAATGTAACACGAAATATTATGTGAGATTAATTATAATGGAACACCTGACTCCAAAACAAGGAAACATTTAATATTTCGAAAGTTGAATAATAAgagttataaaataaaataataattgccttaagaaataaaacaaatggaCTGCCAATGAGTATTCACACAGCAAGAACTGGTGCGTGCATTTTGTCTGTATTACCATCTTCAAAACGTTAAATTCAGTTatccatttgtttttttttttgagggaGTTATCCATTTGACTTGGTAAACTATCTTCGAGCAATTTTCTtgcaaaaatgtttaaaatccAGCTGTTCTTCATCCCAATCATCGTACTGTTTTTGCAGTCGATCACTCCCCACAGTTCGACGAATCCCAAGATTCAGAGCCCATGCCAGCCGCCGCACCACGATTCTTACCCCTTCTGCAACACTTCACTGTCAACCAAATCCAGAGCCCGAATCCTCCTCTCATTCCTCACATTAGATGAGAAAATCCAACAGCTGTCTAACAACGCCTCCGCCGTCCCAAGGCTGGGAATCCCGCCGTACGAGTGGTGGTCGGAGTCACTCCATGGGATTGCAGTCAATGGACCCGGAGTCTCCTTCGACGGCGCGATCAAGTCCGCCACCGGCTTCCCGCAAGTCATCCTCACCGCTGCCTCTTTCAACCGCAGCCTGTGGTCGGCGGTTGCCTCTGCTATAGCGGTGGAGGCGAAGGCGATGTTCAACGTGGGGCAGGGGGGGTTGACTTATTGGGCGCcgaatattaatattttcaggGATCCCAGATGGGGGAGAGGGCAGGAGACGCCAGGGGAAGATCCTATGGTTACTTCGGCTTTTGCTGTGGAGTATGTTCGAGCTTTTCAGGGTCAGTATTACGCGGCGGCGGAGGGGAGGGAGAAGTTCATGTTCGGGCATCGAAGGAAAAAGTTGAGGGAAGAAGAAGATGACAATGGTAAATTGATGTTGTCTGCTTGTTGCAAGCATTTCACTGCTTATGATTTGGAGAAATGGGGGCAATTCACTCGATACAATTTCAATGCCGTGGTAAGATTTTCTATCCTTAATTCTTGCTTAATCTTgacatgtttttttaaaattttcgaactcAAATTCAACCAGATATAATGaataatgtaaatttttttacgtGCATTATATTGTATCGTGCAAAGGACGCAAATCCGATTCATAATAATTGTTGGCAAGCTTTCAAGCCAATATATCGAAATTCGAGTTTGAATTGAATGGCTTGGAAGCAGTGTCCGCCCATCTTTAACCACTAAAGGATAAAACCTCTATCAATTTTGTAAAAGTTGCAATGATTCTTTTGTGGAAAGAGAGCTTGAATGGTCTCTTGTATATTAGGTAACTGATCAAGATATGGCAGATACGTATCAACCACCATTCAAAAGTTGCATCCAGCAGGGTAAAGCAAGCTGCTTGATGTGTTCATACAATGCTGTTAATGGGATACCAGTGTGTGCTGATTCTGCTCTCTTGCAGAAAATTCGGACGGAATGGAATTTCCAAGGGTGATGTTTTCATATATCTGtcataaaatttcgaaattcatcCCTATGTGAGAGCACCAGTCTTATACATGCTTCCTCCATACACCATCAACAGATACATCACATCTGATTGTGATGCTGTGGCTACAATCTATGAGGACCAGAAGTACACAAAAACCCCAGAAGATGCAGTTGCCATTGCTTTAAAATCAGGTTTTTAATGTCTTGATCGAAGTCTTGGTGCGGTCCATGTAAAGGGTCTTTTTTCCTTTGTAAGAACTGAATCTCGAGTATTTGACAGGGACGGACATAAATTGTGGAACTTATATGTCGCGTCATATGAAATCTGTGATTCGCAAGGGTAAGGTGTTGGAGAAAGATATAGATAGAGCATTACTCAATCTGTTTTCTGTTCAGCTAAGGCTTGGACTATTTGATGGGAAGCATGCGAGAAATGGGTTCAGAGGATACGGACCTCAAGATGTATGCTCTTCAGAGCATAAGAAGTTGGCCCTTGAAGCAGCAATGCAGGGTATTGTACTTCTGAAAAATGGCCACAAAATTTTGCCTTTGGATAAACACAGCATCTCTTCACTCGCTGTCCTCGGTCCATTGGCTAATTCTACCAAACTTGGTGGTGGATATACAGGTTCGAGTTTTCTCAATATacaaatcttctaaaaaaagACGATTTTGACATTAAATTTAGATACTGTCAGATAAATtgctaaaaatttcaaatttttttttatgttttgcaGGAATTCCATGCAAGCCAAAAAGCATCCTTGAAGGACTTAAAGATTATGTCAATATTGTTTATCATGCGATGGGTTGCACAGATGTATCTTGCAACTCGACTGACAATTTCTCAGAAGCCCTTTCCGTAGCCAAGCAGGCTGAGTATGTAGTTGTCGTGGCTGGTTTG from the Primulina huaijiensis isolate GDHJ02 unplaced genomic scaffold, ASM1229523v2 scaffold41895, whole genome shotgun sequence genome contains:
- the LOC140969478 gene encoding probable beta-D-xylosidase 6 — protein: MFKIQLFFIPIIVLFLQSITPHSSTNPKIQSPCQPPHHDSYPFCNTSLSTKSRARILLSFLTLDEKIQQLSNNASAVPRLGIPPYEWWSESLHGIAVNGPGVSFDGAIKSATGFPQVILTAASFNRSLWSAVASAIAVEAKAMFNVGQGGLTYWAPNINIFRDPRWGRGQETPGEDPMVTSAFAVEYVRAFQGQYYAAAEGREKFMFGHRRKKLREEEDDNGKLMLSACCKHFTAYDLEKWGQFTRYNFNAVVTDQDMADTYQPPFKSCIQQGKASCLMCSYNAVNGIPVCADSALLQKIRTEWNFQGYITSDCDAVATIYEDQKYTKTPEDAVAIALKSGTDINCGTYMSRHMKSVIRKGKVLEKDIDRALLNLFSVQLRLGLFDGKHARNGFRGYGPQDVCSSEHKKLALEAAMQGIVLLKNGHKILPLDKHSISSLAVLGPLANSTKLGGGYTGIPCKPKSILEGLKDYVNIVYHAMGCTDVSCNSTDNFSEALSVAKQAEYVVVVAGLDLSQEEEDHDRYNLLLPGYQMKLINAVASVSKRPLILVLTGGGPLDVSFAVGDPRVGSILWIGYPGETGGTALSEIILGHYSPGGRLPMTWYPESFTKVPMSDMNMRADASRNYPGRTYRFYNGDTVYPFGYGLSYTSFTYKLLSAPGKLSLQGFVQDRPQKNMLYQTSKGLDYVYIDELPYCDSLRFKVQISVTNKGDMDGSEVVLLFAKVLKHFEGSPESQLIGFDRVSLLRNATAETSFVVDPCEHLSFADEHGNKILPTGDHVIVSQDLEHMVSIESC